A single region of the Camelus dromedarius isolate mCamDro1 chromosome 21, mCamDro1.pat, whole genome shotgun sequence genome encodes:
- the UCHL5 gene encoding ubiquitin carboxyl-terminal hydrolase isozyme L5 isoform X2, with protein sequence MTGNAGEWCLMESDPGVFTELIKGFGCRGAQVEEIWSLEPENFEKLKPVHGLIFLFKWQPGEEPAGSVVQDSRLDTIFFAKQVINNACATQAIVSVLLNCTHQDVHLGETLSEFKEFSQSFDAAMKGLALSNSDVIRQVHNSFARQQMFEFDAKTSAKEEDAFHFVSYVPVNGRLYELDGLREGPIDLGACNQDDWISAVRPVIEKRIQKYSEGEIRFNLMAIVSDRKMIYEQKIAELQRQLAEEPMDTDQGGNMLSAIQSEVAKNQMLIEEEVQKLKRYKIENIRRKHNYLPFIMELLKTLAEHQQLIPLVEKAKEKQNAKKAQETK encoded by the exons ATGACGGGCAATGCCGGCGAGTGGTGCCTCATGGAAAGCGACCCCGGGGTCTTCACGGAGCTCATTAAAGGATTCG GTTGCCGAGGAGCCCAAGTGGAAGAAATATGGAGTTTAGAGcctgagaattttgaaaaattaaa GCCAGTTCAcggattaatttttcttttcaagtggcAGCCAGGAGAAGAACCAGCAGGCTCTGTGGTGCAGGACTCCAGACTCGACACGATATTTTTTGCCAAGCAG gtaatTAATAATGCTTGTGCTACTCAAGCCATAGTAAGTGTGTTACTGAACTGTACACATCAGGATGTCCACTTAGGAGAGACATTATCAGAGTTTAAAGAATTTTCACAAAGTTTTGATGCAGCT ATGAAAGGTTTGGCACTGAGTAATTCAGACGTGATCCGCCAAGTACACAACAGTTTTGCCAG ACAGCAAATGTTTGAATTTGATGCAAAGACGTCAGCAAAAGAAGAAGATGCTTTTCACTTTGTCAGTTATGTTCCTGTTAATGGAAGACTGTATGAATTAGATGGATTAAGAGAAGGACCGATTGATTTAG gTGCATGCAATCAGGATGACTGGATCAGCGCAGTGAGGCCAGTCATAGAAAAAAGGATACAAAA gTATAGTGAAGGTGAAATTCGATTTAACTTAATGGCCATTGTATCTGACAGAAAAATGATATATGAACAGAAGATAGCAGAGTTACAGAGACAACTTGCTGAG GAACCCATGGATACAGATCAGGGTGGTAATATGTTAAGTGCTATTCAGTCAGAGGTTGCCAAAAATCAGATGCTTATTGAAGAAGAagtacagaaattaaaaagatataaG ATTGAAAATATCAGAAGGAAGCATAATTATCTGCCTTTCATTATGGAATTGTTAAAGACTTTAGCAGAACACCAGCAGTTAATACCACTAGTAGAAAAG
- the UCHL5 gene encoding ubiquitin carboxyl-terminal hydrolase isozyme L5 isoform X1 — MTGNAGEWCLMESDPGVFTELIKGFGCRGAQVEEIWSLEPENFEKLKPVHGLIFLFKWQPGEEPAGSVVQDSRLDTIFFAKQVINNACATQAIVSVLLNCTHQDVHLGETLSEFKEFSQSFDAAMKGLALSNSDVIRQVHNSFARQQMFEFDAKTSAKEEDAFHFVSYVPVNGRLYELDGLREGPIDLGACNQDDWISAVRPVIEKRIQKYSEGEIRFNLMAIVSDRKMIYEQKIAELQRQLAEEEPMDTDQGGNMLSAIQSEVAKNQMLIEEEVQKLKRYKIENIRRKHNYLPFIMELLKTLAEHQQLIPLVEKAKEKQNAKKAQETK; from the exons ATGACGGGCAATGCCGGCGAGTGGTGCCTCATGGAAAGCGACCCCGGGGTCTTCACGGAGCTCATTAAAGGATTCG GTTGCCGAGGAGCCCAAGTGGAAGAAATATGGAGTTTAGAGcctgagaattttgaaaaattaaa GCCAGTTCAcggattaatttttcttttcaagtggcAGCCAGGAGAAGAACCAGCAGGCTCTGTGGTGCAGGACTCCAGACTCGACACGATATTTTTTGCCAAGCAG gtaatTAATAATGCTTGTGCTACTCAAGCCATAGTAAGTGTGTTACTGAACTGTACACATCAGGATGTCCACTTAGGAGAGACATTATCAGAGTTTAAAGAATTTTCACAAAGTTTTGATGCAGCT ATGAAAGGTTTGGCACTGAGTAATTCAGACGTGATCCGCCAAGTACACAACAGTTTTGCCAG ACAGCAAATGTTTGAATTTGATGCAAAGACGTCAGCAAAAGAAGAAGATGCTTTTCACTTTGTCAGTTATGTTCCTGTTAATGGAAGACTGTATGAATTAGATGGATTAAGAGAAGGACCGATTGATTTAG gTGCATGCAATCAGGATGACTGGATCAGCGCAGTGAGGCCAGTCATAGAAAAAAGGATACAAAA gTATAGTGAAGGTGAAATTCGATTTAACTTAATGGCCATTGTATCTGACAGAAAAATGATATATGAACAGAAGATAGCAGAGTTACAGAGACAACTTGCTGAG GAGGAACCCATGGATACAGATCAGGGTGGTAATATGTTAAGTGCTATTCAGTCAGAGGTTGCCAAAAATCAGATGCTTATTGAAGAAGAagtacagaaattaaaaagatataaG ATTGAAAATATCAGAAGGAAGCATAATTATCTGCCTTTCATTATGGAATTGTTAAAGACTTTAGCAGAACACCAGCAGTTAATACCACTAGTAGAAAAG